The following DNA comes from Alphaproteobacteria bacterium.
CCGTTCGGATCAGTATCCTGCTCGCCAAGTGCCAGTAAAACTTGAGAGATGTTACCTTGATTTGTGATTGGTTGTGACGGCCCAAATGCGGTTTGTGCAATTTCACCCCATGGCTGCGATGGCTTGACCTTCGCCTCGATAACTTCAGCTATAAGTTTAAAAGCATCGATGTGCAGGCCGTCGATTGGCTTTCGATTAAGAGGATCAAGGCCAAGCAATATAGATTCACCAAAGCGAAGGTTATTGATGCGTCTTGTATCCACACCGCTGAATGCCCATTCAAAATTGCCAGAGTTGCCGCCTGAGACCACCTCCATCTCAAAGCCGAACGTCGTATCAATTGAACTAGCCAATGTCGAAAGCTTGTCCATATTTTTAGCGTTAGGTGTAACACCGCTGCGACAAGCCAAATTCGTGCCAATACCTTTAAATTTTATATTCGGTAACTCAAGTATTTTTCGCACAGTGCTTTCAACGTCTTCGGGCATTATACCTTCACGGAGATCCCCAAGCTCTACCATGAGAACAATACCATGCGTCCGTCCAGACTTTAGCGCAGCAGCAGATAGAGCATTGATAATATCAAGTTCAGTGTTGAAGCTTATATCCGCATGCATCACAACTTGCTCGACCTGACTGAGCATAGGGGAACGGATGAGTAATATCTGTGTATGTACACCCGCTTTTCGCATACGTTCTATATTTTCAATACGGGAATCCCCGAGAGCACTT
Coding sequences within:
- a CDS encoding alanine/ornithine racemase family PLP-dependent enzyme, producing MSSPRLEIDLRKIHHNARILVERLAIHGISVTGITKATLGSPEIATVLLDAGVSALGDSRIENIERMRKAGVHTQILLIRSPMLSQVEQVVMHADISFNTELDIINALSAAALKSGRTHGIVLMVELGDLREGIMPEDVESTVRKILELPNIKFKGIGTNLACRSGVTPNAKNMDKLSTLASSIDTTFGFEMEVVSGGNSGNFEWAFSGVDTRRINNLRFGESILLGLDPLNRKPIDGLHIDAFKLIAEVIEAKVKPSQPWGEIAQTAFGPSQPITNQGNISQVLLALGEQDTDPNGLTSPPGVEILGASSDHLILDANNNLSVGDEIAFQMNYSALVRAMTSPFIVKVMSE